AATCCTGTGAGAAAAAGACACAAGCCAGGAACTGTTGCGACTCTAGAATAATTGATGCAATAGACTGCAACAAAAGTTTGTAGCGGGTTGAGGTAGACAAAAAACTTATTACTTCAAAATAATTGCCGTCCGGAAATGTACGGATAAGCTTTGAATCCTTATGAAGCTGAGAGTTTATCAATTCGATAAAGTTGCTCAGGCTTTTACGGAAAGTTCTAATCTTAGGGCTTGTTATCTTTCTCAATCACTGGACTACGGGCTAGACCACATTTCTATCTTTAAATAGGCTGCTTTTTAATAGGCTGCTATACAAGCCTTTTTAGAAGCACCAGTAAAGTGAGCCTAAACTCCTATCCATCAGTCCATAGAGAATTTATAGCATCGGTGCAATTGTAGGACGAGTTTTACAAGGAGTTTTCCATGCTCGATCTGGCGTTGCGTTTTTTGAAAAATGAATTAAATACCTATTTGCTAACTCAAACAGCAACCAATACTGTTGAGGTACGTTTGAGCAAATTGGTCGATGAATCGGGACGGTATGCCATTGATGAGGAAACGCTTGGCATTACGGTGATTAATATTGAAGAAGATCGGATATTCAAATCCCACCTTCCAGAATATGCTTATAGTAATGGGCAGCATCTTGTGATGGAGCCTGACTTAAAGCTGAATCTCCACATTTTGATCGCAGCTAATTTTAAGCAGTACGATCAGGCGTTGAAGTATATTTCTCTGGTACTAACTTTTTTTCAATCTCATCCTTTCTTTGACTCATCAATTAATGCAGATCTCGATCCACGGATTGAGAAACTGGTGGTTGAGCTGCAGTCCCTCAACTACGAACAATTAAATCAGGTGTGGGCATTTGTTGGCGGTAAACAGTTGCCGTCTGTCATCTACAAAGTGCGTCTTGTGGTGCTGCAAGATCAAGCTCAAACAGCAATCCAGCCACCCATTACACAGATTAATTCTACGCTTCAGACCCGATAACTATACATTCGCTGTTGTAGCGATCCTCAAAATTATGAATTAAATAAAACCTAAACTTAACTTTTGAAATTACGATACTGTCATGTTTTCAAGAATTAAAAGTTTCGCTTCATGAATCCGTGACCCTGTTTTAGGAAAACCTAAGATTAAAGGTTTAATTTTGTGTTCTCAAACGCAAGTTTTCTTAAACTGACAGAATCTAATGCTTTCATCTCTAATAATTTACCCTCGTCGAACGAGTGAACTATGCAGTTCAACATTTTGTTTACCCTGAAGCTGCACCATTCCTATTATCAGGAAAGGTTTGATGATATTGCCATTCATGCCCTGGCGGATACGGTACAGCAGTTAAAAAGCGGCAGACTAGTTCAAAAAGTACACAACGGGGTACTGTACGTTTTGTTTGAAGTAGACGAAACTGGAAATCCGATCGCAGCATTAACAGGAGAAACTCTGCGGTTTGGGGTGCAGCTACTCAACCCATTCTTTTCAAACTTTACAGATTTTAACTTAAATTCAGCGCATTATTTGTATGCGAATACCGCTGCACCGAATCAGTTGGATCATCCCATTCCGGTTAAGTTGGTGGGGAGGCAATTTAGCACTACCCTGACCCAAATCGATCGCCCGGTAACGGTTGGCTTAAGCGATCGTGCTGGGCAAATCATCCACCGTCAAATTATTACAAACTCAGTAAATCACTCAACTTTTTCCTTTGATTTATCAGGGCAGAAACCGGGGCTATACAGCCTGGATGAGCAATATCCTACGACAACCGTTATAACCCCTTACTATTTTGATCCCGAATTGCAGCAAAGCAGCTCGTTTGGAGTTGTCGAAATTACAATTAACGACGAATTTTACACTGCTGCGCCTGAGTTTGCGATCGCCTTCCAAGCAAAGCAGGAAACTTTGAAATACTATGTGGTTGCCAATCGCTACACCGATGCAGAACTCAATCAGCTTTCGATCACGGATGCTGGCTTTACAGAGGAAAGCCGTCCAAAAATCGACTTCTCTACCGTACTTCCGGCAACATTTACTCCAGAAGAACTCTCTCCTGCTCTATTAGGAAATCCCCAGACCAAATTGGTGCTGTTTAAATCCCAAAATCCCGTAGTACGACAGGAGAAAGCCCGCCGCAACATTCGACTTTTGAAGAATGGGGATGTGCTGATTTCCCACTTACCCCAACCTGCTGCCAGCCACACAACAGCAGATTTGATTATTCACCTTTTTAAACCGTAATGCGCTTGAACTATGACCTATAAAACTCCTGATGTTTACGTCGAAGAAATTTCACTCTTTCCGCCTTCTGTAGCGGAGGTGGAAACGGCTATTCCAGCCTTCGTTGGCTATACAGCAAAGGCAACCCGTCTCTCTGGCAATGATCTGCGAGATGTTCCGACCAAAGTGAAGTCTCTGCTAGAGTTTGAAACCTACTTTGGTAAAAGCCCTGAAATTAATGTGACGAAAGTGCTGCTAGATGAAAGCAACAACTTTGTCAGCGCCAGCTTCACCAACTCCTACTATCTCTACGACAGCATGAGGCTGTTCTTCGACAATGGGGGTGGAGATTGCTACGTGGTATCTGTTGGTTCCTACAGCAATACCATCGATCGGGAGAAGCTGATTAACGGCATCAAGCAACTGCGGAAATTTGACGAACCGACGATTCTGCTATTTCCTGACGCCGCAGGGCTATCGGCAGCGGAACTGGGGGCAATACAGCAGCAAGCCCTGATTCAGTGCGGCGAACTGCGCGATCGCGTTTGTGTGCTGGATACCCGCAGCGATGACCCGAATGGCGTGGCATTTCGTCAAAATATTGGTATCAATAATCTCAAATATGGTGCAGCCTATACGCCCTGGCTCAAGATCAACTATGCCAAAAATGTTTCCTACGAAGACGTGCGGAACGTGATTCGCAAAGGAGCGGCTGAGGTAGCTGTTACGTTGGACACGCTCACCAGCGACACCAATATTCAGCAGACGATCGCCAACCTCAACAATGCCTTAGGGGATGTCACCGTGATTAACGGTAAGATTACGCCCATCTTATCAACAACCGCTTCTCTCAACGATCGATACGGGGCTTTGCTAACCGCCTATCAGAACAGCAAAACCGCTACCACTCTGCAAAACCTATTCCAATTCCTGTTCCAGCTTGCAGATGTTGTGGAGGGAATGCTGGATACGCCTACGGGTGTCAAAGGCACAGAACTACAGCGGGATATTCGTAATGCGATCGCCAGCACGTTACGCAATGCCTTCAGTGACCTGATCGCCAATGAAAAAGAGTTAGATGCATCTTCTCCCGATGCCTATGAAGCTCAGTGGGATGAGACTCCCAATCCAGCAGCAGCGGAGTGGAGCAACATTTTCACCACGGGTTCTCCCGCTGCCTCCGATATCATTCCCGCAGCAGCGACTACTCTGGCGGCTCAGGGGGATGCACTGTTGCCCAACATCAACAAAAACTTCACCTTGATCAATGGAGTGATTAATGGCTTTATTTCTAGCGCTGCGAATTACGTCAGCACCTATGAGAAGAACCTGTACGACACCTATCCCATTTTCCAGACCCTGATTCGCGGCATTAACAACATGCTGACATCGATTCCGCCGAGTGGGGCGATCGCAGGTGTTTACGCGATGGTAGATAACCAGCGGGGCGTCTGGAAGGCTCCGGCAAACGTGAGCCTGGCAGGGGTGATTGAGCCAATCTACAACTTTGAGCTATCAGAAACCGATGCCCTGAATGTTGATGTCAATGCAGGTAAATCGATCAATGCCATCCGCGCCTTTGCCGCAAAAGGGACGCTGGTGTGGGGTGCTCGCACGCTGGCAGGGAACGACAACGAGTGGCGCTATGTCTCTGTGCGACGTTTCTTCAACATGGTGGAAGAAAGCATCAAAAAATCCACCTACTGGGCAGTGTTTGAACCGAACGATGCCAATACCTGGGTGAAGGTGCGCGGCATGATTGAGAACTACCTGATCCAGAAATGGCGAGAGGGCGCACTGGTCGGCGCAGCCTCTAAGGATGCCTTTTTTGTGAAGTGCGGTTTGGGCACCACGATGACCGCTCAAGACATTCTGGAAGGGCGGATGAATCTGGAAATTGGCATGGCAGTGGTGCGTCCGGCAGAGTTTATTATTCTCAAGTTCTCTCACAAGCTGCAAACCTCGTAGGAAAACGGCTTGAGCAGGGTGGGCAAGTCTCACCCGATTGATATCACTTACCTAATATCACCCGCCTAACACCACCTAATTAATAGCACCACACCATTTCCATCAACCCATTCCTTTAGGACAAAGCAATGCCAGCACAATATCCCCTGCCCGTATTTCACTTCACCGTTGAGTGGGGCGGTAAGCGCGTTGGGTTTACCGAGATTTCAGGGCTGACTCAGGAAAACCAGGCGATCGAGTATCGGGATGGCTCCTTCCCAGAATACTCCTCGATCAAAATGCCGGGACTGCGAAAGTTCAACAACATCACCTTAAAACGGGGCATTTTTAAGAGCGATAACGACTTTTTCAACTGGCTCAACACCGTCAAACTGAACACAGTAGAACGGCGCGATTTAATTATCAATTTGCTCAACGAACAGCACCAGCCTGTAATGGTGTGGAAGGTGCATAATGCCTTTCCCGTCAAAGTAGAGGGACCGCAGTTAAAAGCAGCAGGAAATGAAGTCGCGATCGAATCGATTGAGCTTGCCCACGAAGGGTTAGAAATTCAGAACGAGTAAGCGGTAAATAATGTCGAAGTAATGCCAAATAATGTCAAACTATTATCCCCCTGTTGGTTTTCACTTCAAAGTTGAGGTGCTAGGCTTGCCGCCCAACGATCACGACGTGCGCTTTACCGAAGTGAGCGGGCTATCAACGGAACTAGCGACCGAGGAAATTGCGGAAGGTGGCGAGAATCGATTTTTGCAAAAATATCCCACTCGCACCAAATACCCCGAACTGGTGTTGAAACGAGGACTATTGCTGAACTCGGAAATTCTCACCTGGGTTCGACAATGCATTGAAGATTTTCAGATTCAGCCGAAGAACATTGACGTTAAATTGCTGAACGAAAATCATCAACCTTTACTGACCTGGCACATTGCGAATGCTTATCCCACCCGCTGGTCGGTGAGTGATTTGAACTCTACCGGAAATGCTGTTGTGATCGAAAGTCTTCAGTTCTTTTATCAGTACTTTACGGTGGATAAATCGTGATCTCTAGCGTTCACAAACTTATATAAATTTTGAGCAGGATTGATGTATGCCCATTGTTGTTGATGAAGTTGTAATTTCTGTTGAAGTGAGCAATCAAGCATCAGGAGGAGGCACTACGCCGCCAGATGCCACCAGCGATAAGCAGACCATTATTAGCGAATGTGTGGAGCGCGTGCTAGAGATTTTGAGCCAGAAACAGGAGCGGTAGGGGGTGTAACTAATGAGCGATCGTGGCACTCTCGAAAAACTATTGATTAAAGCCTACGAACAGCCTGATTACAGCGGCTCTTTGGTGGGGGAATTTTCAGCCTATGTTAACCCCAGCGAGATTACTCTTGCCTACGAAATGGAGTATGACAGCGCCCAAGGATCAGGGACAACGAACAGCCGCATGAATTTTAAGAAGGTGAAACCGGGAGATATGTCCCTTACCTTTTTTATCGACGGCACCGGGGCAAATGGAACGCTGATTGAGGTGCAGCAGCGGGTTGAGCAATTTCAAACGGTGACAGGCTACAACGGCAACATTCATCGCCCCAACTATCTCAAAATCATGTGGGGAACGCTGCAAATTAAGCGGTGCGTCCTCAAGAGTGCCTCGATCGCCTACAAGCTATTCAAACCCGATGGTGTGCCGCTGCGAGCGGTGATCACTGCTAACTTTACCGATAACGCCGACGACCAGACTCGGGTCGCCCTTACCCGCGACGAATCGCCCGACCTCACCCACGTCCGCATTGCCAAAGCGGGAGATAGCTTGCCGGGGCTATGCTTCCAAATCTATGGTGATCCTTCCTACTATCTGGAAGTGGCGCGGGCAAATCAGTTAGACTCCTTCCGTCAGCTTGCCCCCGGCACCAGGCTGTTCTTCCCCCCTCTGGAGAAATAGCGATGCCGGAAACAAGAACCCTTCCTATCCCCATTGAGCATCGAGAATTCATCGTGAAGGTGGGTGGCACTGCGATCGAGCGGGAACATCAGCTATTAGCGGTGTACATCATCAAAGCCGCCAACAAAATTTCCTCTGCCAAGCTGGTGTACCTGGATGGGTCAGCCTCCGCCAGCGATTTCCCCCTCAGCAATACCGATCGGTTCATTCCGGGTCAGCAAGTGGAAATTCTTGCCGGGTCAGGGAGTGATCCTGTCTCGCTGTTTCAGGGGGTGGTGGTGCGTCAGAGCCTCAAAATTCGCGATCACACCGCTCCCCAACTGGTGATTGAATGTCGTCATGCTGCCTTCAAGCTGACGGTGGCTCGTAACAGTGCCTACTTCTTCGACCAGACTGATAGTGAGATTATTGAAGCGTTACTGGAGCAGGGAACGATCGCCTCAGATGTCGAAACCACCGCCGTTCGCCACAAGCAACAGGTGCAGTATGACGCAACCGGCTGGGACTTTCTGCTAACGCGGGCAGAAGCCAACGGCAAACTCGTGTTTACCAATGACAACAAAGTTACGGTGAAAGCGCCCGTTCTCAGCGGCTCTCCCGTCTGCACCCTCCAGTTTGGAGCAACGATTCTGGAACTGGATGCTGCGATCGATGCCCGTGACCAGTACAGCGCTGTTAAATCCTTCACCTGGGATGCAGCTCAGCAAAGCCTTCTGGACAAGGAAGCTGCTGCCCCTCGCTTCACTCCCCCTGGCAACCTCAGTCGGGATGATTTGGCAGATGTAGTTGCCCTGGAACACTACCCCCTACGCCATGTCGCCCTCCAGGAAGATGAGGCGCAAGCCTGGGCAGATGCTCAATGGCTAAAGTCTGCTTTGGGGCAAGTGAGTGGACGGATCAAGTGTGAGGGCATTGCCACCGTTAAGCCGGGAGATGGAGTGAGTTTGAGCGGTGTGGGCGATCGTTACAGCGGGACAGTATATGTCACCGGGGTGCGACAGGATTTTGACCTGGTGCAGGGCTGGAAGACTCATATTCAATTTGGCAGTTTGGAGGGTTGGTTTGCAGCGGAGCAGTCTGTTTCTGCCCCCAAAGCTGCTGCGCTGCTGCCAGGAATTAACGGGCTACAGGTGGGAATTGTCACAAGCAACGAAGACCCTGACGGGGAGGATCGAGTGCGGGTGCGGATGCCGCTGGTGGACGATGGGGAGGAAGGCACTTGGGCAAGGGTCGCCACCCTGGATGCAGGCAAAGAACGGGGTACTTTCTTTCGTCCGGAGATCGGGGATGAAGTCGTGCTGGGCTTTTTGAACGACGATCCGCGTCAGGCAGTGATTTTGGGCATGTTCCATAGCAGCGCTAATCCTGCTCCTTTGAAAGGCTCGGATGACAACCATGAGAAGCTATTTCAAAGCCGATCGAAGCTAAAGCTGTACTTCAACGATGACAAGAAGGTGATACGACTCGAAACACCAGCAGGAAACAAAATTACCTTGAGCGAAGATGAGAAAGCGATCGCGCTTGAGGATCAGAATGGCAACAAAATTTTGATGAACCAGGACGGCATCACGATTAACAGTAGTCAGGCGATCGTGCTCAAAGCTGGAACGGAGATCAAAATCGAGTCGGGAACTGCTTTGAATGTGAAGGGAGGAACTCAGCTCAAATTGGAGGGAACGGCTGGAGTCGATCTAACCAGTACAGCCATCACCAAAGTCAAGGGCAGTTTAATTCAGTTGAATTAGGAGATTTATTTATGCCAGCCGCCGCAAGGGTCGGAGATATCAGCAACCACGGAGGCACAATTACTGGGCCGGGAGTGAGTACTGTTTTGCTGGGCGGTAAACCTGCTGCTGTGGCTGGAGATATGCATATCTGCTCCTTGCCACCCAATGGGCATCAGCCCACAGTCAGTCCTTTTCCGATGGGTAGCGCCACGGTAATGATTAACGGACGCCCTGCCCTTCGCACGTCAGATGTCTGTATTTGTGGAGCAATGGCAGCGGTCGGAGAACCAACCGTGATCATCAGTTAATTCATGTAATTTGTTGGAGGGAACATGGCAGAAGACGCGATCGCAGCCTATACCTCTTTCCTGGGAACGGGATGGAGCTTTCCGCCGGAGTTTGTCTTAGAAACAGGAACCGTGGTGATGACGACCGATGAAGAGGATGTTGCCGCCAGCCTCAAAATTCTGTTGGGAACAGCCGTCGGAGAACGGTTTTTGAATCCTAAATATGGCTTGGATATGACTGAGGTGCTATTTGAACCCTTAAGCACCACGATGAAAACGTTTCTGCACGATCGAATTAAGACGACTCTGCTGATTTACGAACCCCGGATTGATTTATTAGATCTGACCCTGGATACCTCGACTCAGTACGACGGCAAAATTAATATCGTGATTACTTATCAAATTCGGGGAACGAATTCTCGTTTCAATCTGGTGTATCCCTTTTATACCAGCGACAGCAATGAAGTCAGACAAACCGTAGATTTTAGCTGAGATAAAAGTATCTCCCATGGCTGAGCAAGATATTATTCAAAATTTGATTTTTCAACTGGGGCAAAGCCAGGGCGATCGCTTTCCTGAGGAGTTAGGCGTTCATTTTGCCGATGTGGATGAGCGTTCTGCCCAGGAGCTATTTCAATCTGCCAGTCAACTCTCGCAATTTGTTAATTACTACCGTCATCAAACTGAAACCCCAACTGCAACTTGGGCAGCTTTCTTTCCTGCCGATCGCACTGATATTAGTCAATTACTGGCAGGCGATCGCGCGAATGTCACGCCTCATCTTGCCCTGTTTCTGGCATTTTTAAAGCTATATCAACAGCCTCAATCACTCCTCAATCAAACGACGGGTCGCCACCTTGATTTTTACTACAAACAAGTTTTACAACTGACCCAAAAACCAGCGATCGCAGATAAAGCCCATGTGCTGGTGGAACTGAAGAAAAATACGGAGGCGATCGCCCTGACGCCAACCGATCTGTTCTCGGCAGGAAAGGATCAGACTGGGATTGAACTGCTTTATGCACCAACTGCTGAAACCGTTATTAATCGCTCTAAAGTTGAGTCTTTGCGTTCTCTCTATGTGAGTCCGGCAGGGACGGTACATTACGCTCCGATTGCCAATTCAGCAAATGGCGTGGGTGGGGCACTGAAGCAGGGCGATCGGCACTGGCGCGGATTTGGGGATGCTCAGTTGCCGCTGGCAGAGGTGGGGTTTGCGATCGCCTCCCCGGTTTTGCGAATGAAGGAAGGCACGCGGCAGGTGACACTGACCCTCACCCTGGATCAGGTTAATTCAGCCAAAATAAATACCGCTACGCTGCAATCTGCCTTTGAAGTGTTTATCACAGGCGAAAAAAGCTGGATGGGTCCTTACACGGTCTCCCCCAAGCTGACGGGAACCAGTACCCTGACGATCGAATTTAGCATCCCTGCAAGTCAGAAGGCGGTGGTAGACTACGATGCTGCCATCCACGGCTATGCTTACAGCACGCAGGTTCCGATTGTGCAGGTGTTGCTACGAGGCGACAATTCCCGCATTCGCTACAGCGATTTGAAGGAGATCCGGCTCTTGCGATCGCAGGTCAAAGTCGCGGTTTCTGGGATCACTGCTCTGCAACTGGAAAACGACGACGGCACATTAGACGCATCCAAAGCATTCCTGCCCTTTGGTCCACAACCCACGATCGCCGCTCGCTTCAAAGTGGGCTGTACGGAAGCGCTCTCTAAAAAGCTGTCAGACATTAGCCTACAGGTGAAGTGGAAGGATGTGCCCCCGAATGGCTTTACTGTTCACTATGACAAATATACCTCGTCTAGCGTGAGTGGCGACAACTTTACCGCAACTGTAACCTTTCAAGATGGTGGCAGTTGGAGTAACACTAGCTATCGACAGCGACTATTTGCCACTAATCCGGCAGCAGAACAGGTCTTTACCTTTGCGAAATCGGGAACGGCTCCCCAGACGATCGCGCCCAGTTCTTTTGTCCTGTATGCGCTAAGTCAGACCAACAGCGATTGGGCGTTGAATGCAGTCAGCCAATTTTTGCTGAAGCGTCCTGTATTTCGGGCATTTACAGCGATCGCTCCTGACCCCGTACCGGGCTTTCTGACGTTCTCACTGGAGAAAGACTTTCTGCATTCGACCTACCGCAAAAAGTATGTGGAATATCTGATGGCGCACAGTCAGAATCCAACTGCAAACCCGTTGATTGTGTTGAATGAACCCTATACGCCTGCGATTCAGAGTATTTCCCTTGCCTACACTGCTTATTCAGATGATGTCAATCTGGCATCAAATTCCGTTAGCGATTTTGCTCATCCAGATGTGCAGTCCTTTCACATCGCTTATTTTGGGCAGATGCAGGAGCATGGATATCAGCGGCATCAGTTTGAGTTTGTCACGGACAAATCCGTCACGCTATTGCCGCACTATGCCTATGAAGGGGAATTGTTGATTGGCTGCTCGAATCTCCGGGCAGGTGATAGTGTGAGTGTTTTGTTTCAAGTTGCGGAAGGAAGTGCTGACCCCGAAGCGGAACGCCAAGCAATTCAATGGTTTGTGCTGTGTGACAACTACTGGCGATCGCTCCAGCGACAAGAGGTCAAAGATACGACCCGTAACTTGCTCACCAGTGGCATTGTGCAATTTGTGATTCCGGCTGAAGCGACAACCACTCATACGGTGTTACCGAATGGACTTTGGCTTAAGGCGGCTGTAACCCGTAACGTCAATGCTGTTTCGCAACTGGTGGAGGTGGTGGCGAATGTGGTGGAGGTGCAGTTTCAGGATAGGGGCAATGACCCAACTCACCTGACAACTCCCCTGGAACCTCAAAAAATTGCCAAGCTCAATGCTGGAATATCCACGGTTAAAACCATTCAGCAACCCTACGCTTCCTTTGGCGGGAGGGCGATCGAAACGGACAAGGCTTTCTACACCCGTGTCTCAGAACGATTACGGCATAAGAACCGCTGCATTAGCGGCTGGGATTACGAGCGCATTATCCTGGAAGCCTTTCCCAGTTTGCATCAGGTGAAATGTATTCCTCACGCCAAGCTAAATTCCTGGCTCGCTCCTGGTCATGTGCTGCTAGTGGTGATTCCCGATCTGCGAAACCGCAATGCGATCGATCCTCTACAACCGAAAGTGGATGCCGATACGCTCAGTCAAATTGCTGTATATGTGCAGTCCCGCACTGGAATGCAGGTGAAGCTGCACGTCAAAAACCCTAGCTATCAGCAGATTCAAATTCACTGCAATATCCAATTTCGCCCCGGCTACGAATTCAACTATTACAAAGCGGTGTTGCAGCAAGACTTGATCCAGTTCTTGTCGCCCTGGCTTCATGACGCAAATCGAGCAATCACTTTTGGCGGCAAAATCTACAAATCTGTCGTGCTGGATTTTGTCGAAGATTGCAGCTACGTCGATTACATCACCGATTTCAAGCTGTACAGCAGCCGTGAAGAGGCTTCCTCTGCCGATCTCAGCGAGGTGCAGCCTGCCACCCCAGATGCCATTCTTGTTTCAGCCCGCAGCCATTCAATTAACCCGATTGCCTGACCCGTTTCCCTGTGCTTCCACTATGCTCTCCCAACTCACGATTCCCAAAAAGCGAAATGCCCCCGGTGCCCTCGACTATCAGCAGCTATACGCGATCGGGCTAAAGCACATCCAGCAACTCTCCAGCCGCATCTGGACTGATTACAATGTTCATGATCCTGGCATCACGACGCTGGAGCTTCTCTGCTATGCCCTGACAGATTTGGGCTATCGGGCTGCTTTGCCGATCGAAGACCTGCTTGCCAGCGATCGGGATAATGCGACGAAGATGCAGCAGCAATTCTTCACTGCCCGTCAAATTTTGCCCAATCGGGCGCTGACGCTGCTGGACTATCGCAAGCTGTTGATCGATCGGCGGGGCGTCAAAAATGCCTGGATCATGCCCAGCCCCCTCATCTACTATGCCGACAATGCAAAAGGTACGCTGATTGGTTCTCTGAACCTGTTTGAAGAAGACATTACTGATCTGCCTGCCCTCGTTGCTGCTCTAAAGGCAGACAATCCGATCGCCACTGATCTGGTGCTGCAATTTCCATCTGCCACCCAGCAATCCCTCATTGCTTATGAAGGCAGCGAATCTGCTACCCAACCGCTGCTGGCGCAATTGGTACAGGCGTTGAACCGAATAATTTACGGCAACTCGATTTATGAGGTCAGGCGATTTGAATCCATTGCGCTATCGGCAGAGACGCAGGCTTTGCTGAGTCAGATAGTTCAGACGGTGCAGGATGAAGCTCAGTTTCGGCTGAATCGGCTGCTGCTGGAAGATAGTTTGCCGGGAATCGCCCAGAGTGAGGCGGCTCGGACTAAAACCATTGTTCCCGGCATCATTGCTGTACCGATCGGCGGACTATATGACGTGCTGATTGAGTACATGGATAGCTTCAATTCCAGCAGCGATCGCCAAGCCGTTCTCCAGGATGTTCGGCAAGTGCTTCAGGCAAACCGCAATCCCTGTGAGGACTTTGTTACCCTGGCGGAAGTTGAAGCCCAGGAATTTTTGCTTTGTGCCGAACTGGAGCTAGAGCCAACCGCAGACGTGGTTCAGGTGAATGCAGATATTTTCTTTCAGGTGCAGCAGTACCTTGCGCCGGGCGTGAATAACTACTCTCTGAACGAAATGCTGTCTCGCACCAAAGCCGATGGTTCCCCTTATACCGTTGATGAAATTTTTAAGGGACCCTTGCTGGAGTGCGGTTTTATTGACGATGCAGAACTAGCGATCGCTGAGCTTCGCAGTGAAATTCGCCTCTCGGATATTATCAGCATCATTTCAGATATTCCCGGTGTTCGTGCTATTCGCGATATTGTGATCAACCCCAGTGGCTTGACTGTGCCATTCGCAAATAAGTGGGTGGTGCCTGTCTCCAGCGGCAAAAAAGCAGTGTTGGATCGGTCGGCGCGATCGCGGCTGGTTTTCTACAAGCGCAATATGCCCGTCTCAGCGAAGCGAGAACAGGTGGAGGAACGGTACAGAAATTTGGTGCAAGCGGCGATCGCCAAAACCGAAACGGCTGTAGCCTATGACCTGCCCGTTCCGGTGGGAACCTATCGCAACTTGGGCAGCTACTACTCGATGCAAAACCACTTTCCGGCAGTGTATG
Above is a window of Trichocoleus sp. DNA encoding:
- a CDS encoding DUF4255 domain-containing protein; the protein is MLDLALRFLKNELNTYLLTQTATNTVEVRLSKLVDESGRYAIDEETLGITVINIEEDRIFKSHLPEYAYSNGQHLVMEPDLKLNLHILIAANFKQYDQALKYISLVLTFFQSHPFFDSSINADLDPRIEKLVVELQSLNYEQLNQVWAFVGGKQLPSVIYKVRLVVLQDQAQTAIQPPITQINSTLQTR
- a CDS encoding PAAR domain-containing protein, with amino-acid sequence MPAAARVGDISNHGGTITGPGVSTVLLGGKPAAVAGDMHICSLPPNGHQPTVSPFPMGSATVMINGRPALRTSDVCICGAMAAVGEPTVIIS
- the vgrG gene encoding type VI secretion system tip protein VgrG translates to MPETRTLPIPIEHREFIVKVGGTAIEREHQLLAVYIIKAANKISSAKLVYLDGSASASDFPLSNTDRFIPGQQVEILAGSGSDPVSLFQGVVVRQSLKIRDHTAPQLVIECRHAAFKLTVARNSAYFFDQTDSEIIEALLEQGTIASDVETTAVRHKQQVQYDATGWDFLLTRAEANGKLVFTNDNKVTVKAPVLSGSPVCTLQFGATILELDAAIDARDQYSAVKSFTWDAAQQSLLDKEAAAPRFTPPGNLSRDDLADVVALEHYPLRHVALQEDEAQAWADAQWLKSALGQVSGRIKCEGIATVKPGDGVSLSGVGDRYSGTVYVTGVRQDFDLVQGWKTHIQFGSLEGWFAAEQSVSAPKAAALLPGINGLQVGIVTSNEDPDGEDRVRVRMPLVDDGEEGTWARVATLDAGKERGTFFRPEIGDEVVLGFLNDDPRQAVILGMFHSSANPAPLKGSDDNHEKLFQSRSKLKLYFNDDKKVIRLETPAGNKITLSEDEKAIALEDQNGNKILMNQDGITINSSQAIVLKAGTEIKIESGTALNVKGGTQLKLEGTAGVDLTSTAITKVKGSLIQLN
- a CDS encoding phage tail protein codes for the protein MSNYYPPVGFHFKVEVLGLPPNDHDVRFTEVSGLSTELATEEIAEGGENRFLQKYPTRTKYPELVLKRGLLLNSEILTWVRQCIEDFQIQPKNIDVKLLNENHQPLLTWHIANAYPTRWSVSDLNSTGNAVVIESLQFFYQYFTVDKS
- a CDS encoding GPW/gp25 family protein, which produces MAEDAIAAYTSFLGTGWSFPPEFVLETGTVVMTTDEEDVAASLKILLGTAVGERFLNPKYGLDMTEVLFEPLSTTMKTFLHDRIKTTLLIYEPRIDLLDLTLDTSTQYDGKINIVITYQIRGTNSRFNLVYPFYTSDSNEVRQTVDFS
- a CDS encoding DUF5908 family protein; protein product: MPIVVDEVVISVEVSNQASGGGTTPPDATSDKQTIISECVERVLEILSQKQER
- a CDS encoding phage tail protein, producing the protein MPAQYPLPVFHFTVEWGGKRVGFTEISGLTQENQAIEYRDGSFPEYSSIKMPGLRKFNNITLKRGIFKSDNDFFNWLNTVKLNTVERRDLIINLLNEQHQPVMVWKVHNAFPVKVEGPQLKAAGNEVAIESIELAHEGLEIQNE
- a CDS encoding phage tail sheath C-terminal domain-containing protein, whose product is MTYKTPDVYVEEISLFPPSVAEVETAIPAFVGYTAKATRLSGNDLRDVPTKVKSLLEFETYFGKSPEINVTKVLLDESNNFVSASFTNSYYLYDSMRLFFDNGGGDCYVVSVGSYSNTIDREKLINGIKQLRKFDEPTILLFPDAAGLSAAELGAIQQQALIQCGELRDRVCVLDTRSDDPNGVAFRQNIGINNLKYGAAYTPWLKINYAKNVSYEDVRNVIRKGAAEVAVTLDTLTSDTNIQQTIANLNNALGDVTVINGKITPILSTTASLNDRYGALLTAYQNSKTATTLQNLFQFLFQLADVVEGMLDTPTGVKGTELQRDIRNAIASTLRNAFSDLIANEKELDASSPDAYEAQWDETPNPAAAEWSNIFTTGSPAASDIIPAAATTLAAQGDALLPNINKNFTLINGVINGFISSAANYVSTYEKNLYDTYPIFQTLIRGINNMLTSIPPSGAIAGVYAMVDNQRGVWKAPANVSLAGVIEPIYNFELSETDALNVDVNAGKSINAIRAFAAKGTLVWGARTLAGNDNEWRYVSVRRFFNMVEESIKKSTYWAVFEPNDANTWVKVRGMIENYLIQKWREGALVGAASKDAFFVKCGLGTTMTAQDILEGRMNLEIGMAVVRPAEFIILKFSHKLQTS